ACGTCGGCGCCGGGGCCGGCCGGCGCGCCACCGAGAGAAACCATTGCGGTGCGGGATTGTAGCGGGCGCCCCCCGGCGCGACAAGGCGCCGTCGCGGCGTGGTACTCGGCCCCCGGCGGCGCGGACGGGGCGCAGCGCGCCGGCCCCTTCCCGCAGCCCGGCCGCCGCGATAGAATCCGCCGGTTCTCAACCCATCGGGAGGAGCTGCAACGATGCCGCAGTACGAGCTTCTGGCGCGCCCGGACACGATCGCCGAATTCGTGGCGGGCTGTCGCGGCGAGGCGCGGGTCGCCGTCGACCTCGAGGCGGACAGCCTGCACAGCTACCGCGAGCAGATCTGCCTCGTCCAGCTTTCCAGCGCCACGCGCACGGCCATCGCGGACCCGCTCGCCGGCCCCGGCGTCCTCGCCGGGCTCGCCCCCCTGCTGGCGGACGCCGCCGTGCAGAAGGTCTTCCACGGCGGCGACTACGACGTGCGCCTGCTCAAGCGCGAGGGCGTCGTCGTTCGCAACCTCTTCGACACCATGATCGCCGCGCAGCTCGCCGGCCGGGAGCGCTTCGGACTGGCGGCGCTGCTCGAGGCAGAGTTCGGCGTCGTCCTCGACAAGCGCTTCCAGCGCGCCGACTGGTCGCGCCGGCCGCTCGACGCCGCGATGCTCGACTACGCCGCCAACGACACCGCCCACCTGCTGGCGCTGGCCGACCGCCTCGGCGCCGAGCTGGAGCGCATCGGCCGGCTGGCCTGGGCGCAGGAGGAATTCGGCCTGCTGGAGCTGGCGGAGCCGTCGCCGCCGAAGAAGCCCTGGTGCCTCGATCTCAAGGGCGCCGGCAGGCTCGCTCCCCGCCAGCTCGCCCGGTTGCAGACGCTCCTGGATCTGCGCGACGAACTGGCGCGCTCCTCGAACCGCCCGCCGTTCAAGGTGCTCGGGAACGAGGTGCTGCTCGCCTGGGCCGCGCAGCCGCCGGCCGACCGCCGCGCGGTGGCGGCAACGACAGGCGCCAACCGCCCGCTGCTGGAGCGCATCGCCGGCCAGGTGCTGGAGGCGCTCGCGCGCGCCGAAGCCGTCCCGGACGAGCAGTGCCCGCGCCCGGAGCTCGTCCGGCGCGTCCCGCCGACGCCCGCCGAAAACCGCCGCCTCGCCCGCCTCAAGGCCGCCCGTGCGGAGGCCTCGGCGACGCTGCGGATCGAGGCCGGGCTCCTGGTCAACGGCGCCACGCTCGAGCGCCTCGCCCGCCAGGAGCCCGACGCCGCGATCGCCGCGCTGCCCGACGCGCTCAAGCGCTGGCAGCGCGAGGCGGTCGGCGACGTGCTGCGGCACGCGCTCGCCCAGTAGGCGCTCGCGGTTCCCGGCGCCTACGGCAGCGCGTAGGTGATCGTCAGCTGCGGCTGGTTGACGGTGGCGTTCCCGCTGTTGAACGAGATGAAGTCGGCCTTGCGGTTGCCGTTGTCGCCCTTCGTGAAGTACACGCGCAGCTGCGTGATCCCGGCCTTGTTGATCTTCCCCCTGCCGGCGGCGCTGAGCCGGCCGCTGTACCAGCCGAGCACGGGGGTCTTGTTGATCACGCCGGCGCCCGCGAGCGAGGCCGGCGTCTGGAAGTCCGTCGCCGTCAGCGCCTTCGTGCCGAACGTGCCCTGGCGGATGTCCAGCCGCAGGCCGCCGAGCACGGCAAACGGGTTTCTCCCCGTCACCGGCACGCCGCTGTAAAGCTGGAGAACCGCGGACTGGATCACCGCGTTGTTCGGCAACGCCGACGTGTCGAACGACAGGACGGCCTTGTACTGGCGGTTGGCCGCATCGTCGCCGAGCCGGACCACGATCGCCCTGGCGTCCACCGCGCCGCCGACGTTGCTGCCCTGGGACGACTCGAGCACCCAGCCGTCGAGCGCGCCGCTCGAGACGAACTGCACGGTCGGGCTGATCGTCAGGAACCCGCCGACGAAGGTGAGGTTGTAGTCGGCGGCCGCGGGAAAAGACCCGACCAGGATCGGGTACATGCCGACGCCCTCGCCGGCGAGACGCGCCAGCGTCAGCGCGTCGCCCGTCGCCAGCGAGCCCGCGGTCACCCGGTAGCTCAGCGGGGGGTCCGGCATGCCGAGGCCCTTGGAGACGTCGTTCGCCTCGACCGTGACGGCGCGCGGGGTGATCGCGCCCGTGACGTCCGGCGCGAACGTGTACGCGTAGTTGTGGCCGCCGTTGCCGTCGTTGACGGCGCCCGACGGGGTGAGCGTCTTGCCGGTGCCCACCATATTGGTGTCGAAGCTCTGCGTCCACGCCGGCTCGGTGTCGCCGGGCGCCAGGGGCGTGAGCGCGGAGAGGACCGGCACGCCGGCCGAGCTGGTCGTGCCGTCATAGACCTTCGTGTCGCTCACCGCGGTGACCGTGATCGGCAGCCGCGTGATCGCGCCGCCGGCGACGGGCGTGAAGGTGTAGGCGTAGTTGAGCCCGGCGTTGCCGTCGTTGACGGTGCCCAGCGGGATGAGGCTCTTGCCGGTGCCGGCGTTGCGGTTGTCGAAGATCTGCACCCAGGAGCCCGTGGTGTCGCCGGCAGCGAGCGGCGTGGCCGCCGAGACGACGGCCACGCCGGCGGAGGAGGCCGTGCCGTCGTACAGCTTGCTGTCGACGACCGCCGTCACCGTGACCGGCCGCGCGGTGATGCCCGCG
This genomic stretch from bacterium harbors:
- a CDS encoding YDG domain-containing protein — translated: MRRYGFRQVYQLVAALVVGVAFAPAPARAVPALDGEGTMSVAPDSVAYGAGAQSFTFTFTANVGDFAAGSQVTLTVPAGWPAPATAGTVGRVTVAPGTCTLSGSPPFAVTGPTILVDIASCLAGQSFTITYSGVTAPKPIGSPFTFAAQSDIGPGGVGLTSLVAGSPSVTVTPATLTVSASGLTPAGKTYDGTTAATLTIGSPTLVGVVGADVVSLDTTGAAGAFADRNVGAAKTVNISGLALTGADAANYVLTQPTRTAGITARPVTVTAVVDSKLYDGTASSAGVAVVSAATPLAAGDTTGSWVQIFDNRNAGTGKSLIPLGTVNDGNAGLNYAYTFTPVAGGAITRLPITVTAVSDTKVYDGTTSSAGVPVLSALTPLAPGDTEPAWTQSFDTNMVGTGKTLTPSGAVNDGNGGHNYAYTFAPDVTGAITPRAVTVEANDVSKGLGMPDPPLSYRVTAGSLATGDALTLARLAGEGVGMYPILVGSFPAAADYNLTFVGGFLTISPTVQFVSSGALDGWVLESSQGSNVGGAVDARAIVVRLGDDAANRQYKAVLSFDTSALPNNAVIQSAVLQLYSGVPVTGRNPFAVLGGLRLDIRQGTFGTKALTATDFQTPASLAGAGVINKTPVLGWYSGRLSAAGRGKINKAGITQLRVYFTKGDNGNRKADFISFNSGNATVNQPQLTITYALP
- a CDS encoding HRDC domain-containing protein produces the protein MPQYELLARPDTIAEFVAGCRGEARVAVDLEADSLHSYREQICLVQLSSATRTAIADPLAGPGVLAGLAPLLADAAVQKVFHGGDYDVRLLKREGVVVRNLFDTMIAAQLAGRERFGLAALLEAEFGVVLDKRFQRADWSRRPLDAAMLDYAANDTAHLLALADRLGAELERIGRLAWAQEEFGLLELAEPSPPKKPWCLDLKGAGRLAPRQLARLQTLLDLRDELARSSNRPPFKVLGNEVLLAWAAQPPADRRAVAATTGANRPLLERIAGQVLEALARAEAVPDEQCPRPELVRRVPPTPAENRRLARLKAARAEASATLRIEAGLLVNGATLERLARQEPDAAIAALPDALKRWQREAVGDVLRHALAQ